The sequence below is a genomic window from Blastopirellula retiformator.
TCCAAACTTCACCATGCGTGCGTTTGGGCATTCGGCTACACAATTTCTACCACTGGCTAGGGACTTAGGCAGTGCTGTAACGTCGTTCGTGCCTTGCGATAACCCACGACTTTAGGACAGTAGACGAACAAGCGGTCGACGTACAACGACAAGCTCACTGAGTTCGACTACGAAGTGCGGGCCGATGGCAAGCGGATCGGCGTTACCGAAACGTACTGGCTCGACGAAAACCAAGACGGCACGCCAGAGGCCCACACGGTCGACATCGATTGGACCTACGATGCCCTGGGCCGCCTGACGCAGGAANCGATCGACCACTTCCACAACCAGTTCGATCAAACCGAGACGTTCGAGTACGACCTGGTCGGCAATCGNACCAAGAAGGAACTCGACAGCGACTTCGATGGCAACGTCGACGAGGCGATCGCCTACCTGTATGACGCCAACGATCGCTTGCAAACCGAAGAGCGAGATGTCAATAATGACAGCACGGTCGACGTCACCACCACCTACGCCTACGACCATACGCAACAGACGTCGAAAACGGTCTTTGACAATTCAGCTTCCCAGAACACTTCGCAGACGTCGTNTGAGTACGACCTGCAAGGTCGGTTGTATACGGCCACGGTCACCACTTACACCAGTGGTACTGCATCACGAATCGAAAANACGACCTACGACTACGACGCCACCGGCATCCGCGTCAGTGCCAAGCATCAAGTCGATACCGACGCCAACGGCACCTGGGACGAGACGACCGACACCGAGTACCTGGTCGACCACCAAAACCCGACCGGCTACCAGCAGGTGATCAAGGAGACCATCTACGACGACCAGGGCAACGTCGTCAAAGTCATCGAGTACAACTTCGGCCACGACGAAATCAGCCAGACCGTCACCGAGTACACCGGCGGTGTCCCTGGAACGCCAACGACCCACATCTTCGGACACGACGGCCATGGCAGCGTCAAAGTCCTCTACGACGCAGTCGCCGCAATCGCCCAGGTCTACACCTACGAAGCTTACGGCCAAATGCTGGCGATTCATAACGCAATCGCTGGGGTAGTAGGAACCACCGAAGCCGCCGCCCTCACCACGCTTCTATACAGCGGCGAGCAGTTCGATTCTCGGATCGGCCAGCAGTATTTGAGGGCTCGGTACTACGATCCAAGCTCCGGGCGGTTTAATCGGCTGGACCCGTTCTCAGGTAATGCTCAGGATCCGCAGAGTTTCCATAAGTATCTGTATGCTCATGGGAACCCGGTGATGGAAATAGACCCTACCGGATTGTTCACCATTTCTTCTATTCTCAGCGGGAGCTCAATACAATCCTCACTCAGAACACAGAACGCGCAGGTATTACACATCTTCAGACAGATTGACAATGTGTTCTCAATCATTGACACAATAAACACCTTTCGAGAAGTCATGTCACTTCTGTCGGGATCCGGAGACTATGCTCAATATCTTCGCAAGTTACAAAATACGATTAACCTAACTTCGAGTAACCAGACTCGGGACTGGCTTAAGCTAAAGGGACTTGAACAGCAACACATTCACGAGGTCATTAATGCAATATCAGTCAACATCATGACAATCCTTGGAAAGATTGCCTCAGAACACAGAAAGCTTCTCTCAAAGGTCATTGCCTACTCATCGACAGCAAGTAAATCTCGGCGACCAACAATTGTGGTAGGTCTAACTTCTCTACCTGGAGATTTCAAGGGAAGCCAAATGTTGTCAAAAAAGGGAATAAGACTTGGTTCTACAGGGCTGAACCTATCGTTTGCCGTTTCGAAAAACGGCAAAGGAGGGAGCCTTTTTTCTATAGGTTTCATCCTACCCTATAGCAAAACTCGTATCGTCCACAGTATTTTCCGAGTGGATTATCACGGACAAAAGGACCCCAAAGAAACCTTGGACTACGGCTCACCCTTCAAAAAAATGAT
It includes:
- a CDS encoding RHS repeat domain-containing protein, coding for MIKETIYDDQGNVVKVIEYNFGHDEISQTVTEYTGGVPGTPTTHIFGHDGHGSVKVLYDAVAAIAQVYTYEAYGQMLAIHNAIAGVVGTTEAAALTTLLYSGEQFDSRIGQQYLRARYYDPSSGRFNRLDPFSGNAQDPQSFHKYLYAHGNPVMEIDPTGLFTISSILSGSSIQSSLRTQNAQVLHIFRQIDNVFSIIDTINTFREVMSLLSGSGDYAQYLRKLQNTINLTSSNQTRDWLKLKGLEQQHIHEVINAISVNIMTILGKIASEHRKLLSKVIAYSSTASKSRRPTIVVGLTSLPGDFKGSQMLSKKGIRLGSTGLNLSFAVSKNGKGGSLFSIGFILPYSKTRIVHSIFRVDYHGQKDPKETLDYGSPFKKMMHGHAYVLGSSNGIGPHIQGVGKPKFHYHIPDSRRRV